Proteins from one Chanodichthys erythropterus isolate Z2021 chromosome 15, ASM2448905v1, whole genome shotgun sequence genomic window:
- the si:ch73-130a3.4 gene encoding THAP domain-containing protein 6: MPDSCVAWGCKNRRTTLTKSRGITFHKFPKGKALRKQWEFALRRKGFSVSDSSVLCSEHFREQDLDRTGQTVRVRDGAKPSVFNFPAHLQRKVSTRKTRTSKKAEESLSVDCSLQLQETKALPNIDHSYALPADPTGLKARLSEALARVESLERDMRNVKKREQRAKNIVLALLQDLSGKNLIDEELEHKLNFYSGKIKIL; encoded by the exons ATGCCTGATTCATGTGTTGCTTGGGGTTGTAAAAACCGCCGCACAACCCTGACCAAATCCCGGGGAATTACCTTTCACAA GTTTCCTAAAGGTAAAGCGTTGAGGAAGCAGTGGGAATTCGCCCTAAGAAGGAAAGGTTTTTCCGTCAGTGATTCCTCTGTGCTATGCAGTGAGCACTTCAGGGAGCAGGACTTGGACAGGACAGGTCAGACTGTCAGGGTCAGAGATGGAGCTAAACCATCTGTATTCAATTTCCCGGCTCATCTACAAAGA AAGGTGTCAACCAGGAAAACAAGAACCTCAAAGAAAGCTGAAGAGAGCCTGTCAGTAGACTGTTCTCTGCAGTTACAAGAGACTAAAGCTCTGCCTAACATT GACCACTCCTATGCATTGCCAGCAGATCCCACTGGTCTAAAGGCCAGACTCAGTGAAGCCTTGGCTAGAGTAGAGAGTCTGGAGAGGGACATGAGGAACGTGAAAAAACGAGAACAAAGGGCAAAGAACATAGTGCTTGCTCTTCTACAGGATCTGAGTGGAAAGAACCTCATAGATGAAGAGCTGGAACACAAGCTCAATTTCTACTCGGggaaaattaaaattctataa